From a region of the Leptospira kmetyi serovar Malaysia str. Bejo-Iso9 genome:
- a CDS encoding lipoprotein, translated as MKQKQRKRFLFVTLFVFFACDTKSSDSNAEIFLHLIMERPSLLMVGDSISSFWPEESLDPFTVVKAAFPNRNTQQILTAAQNVEGHYRACTYNGGANDYLGIVSPVNDARISETVQRQRDTIEVMKSKCDSIVVIGFWNVEAPWPIFATRQLNDKMKSTIHDEFILDPTAEITPDMLMDGGHLTYRGYEVLSPLVKEAFRLGGILIQ; from the coding sequence ATGAAACAAAAACAAAGAAAACGATTCTTATTCGTTACGTTATTCGTCTTTTTCGCCTGCGATACTAAATCCTCCGATTCGAACGCCGAAATTTTTCTGCATCTGATTATGGAACGTCCGTCGCTTTTGATGGTGGGGGACAGCATCTCTTCTTTTTGGCCGGAAGAATCCTTGGATCCGTTCACGGTTGTAAAGGCCGCGTTTCCGAATCGAAACACACAACAGATTCTAACCGCCGCTCAAAACGTGGAAGGACATTATAGAGCCTGCACTTATAACGGAGGCGCGAACGATTACTTGGGGATCGTTTCTCCGGTAAACGACGCACGTATCTCCGAAACGGTTCAAAGACAACGGGATACGATCGAAGTGATGAAGTCGAAATGCGACTCGATCGTAGTAATCGGTTTTTGGAACGTCGAAGCCCCTTGGCCCATCTTCGCAACGCGTCAGTTGAACGATAAGATGAAATCTACGATCCACGACGAATTCATATTGGATCCTACCGCGGAAATCACGCCGGACATGTTGATGGACGGAGGACATCTTACGTATCGGGGTTACGAGGTTTTGTCCCCTCTTGTCAAGGAAGCG